The genomic region AATCAACTTAAGATATTTAACCTTTCCATCTGGAGTTTTGGTTGCCGAAGAAAACCAGATTGCAGCGCCTTTTACATCATCGACTGAGGAGCGTCTACGTTCAAACACTTTTCCTCTGTATTGTACAACCGTTACTCCCTCGCCATCAGAGGAAATAACTCTGGCTTCAATGGTATCCCAGTCGAAGTTCTTATACTCGTTTAACATCGCTTTGAAGTTCGGTTCAAACTCTTCAGTGTTACTGGTAATTTCTTTGGTTAGAAGTTGTTCCAATAGCTCATTATTTTTTTCTAAGAGTTGATTCTGACGATTCAGTAAGTTTTTTAC from Gloeothece citriformis PCC 7424 harbors:
- a CDS encoding single-stranded DNA-binding protein; protein product: MTTDTDPKNSAIETLLNPVVSIYKGTQNLWVLLRDVKNLLNRQNQLLEKNNELLEQLLTKEITSNTEEFEPNFKAMLNEYKNFDWDTIEARVISSDGEGVTVVQYRGKVFERRRSSVDDVKGAAIWFSSATKTPDGKVKYLKLITFREKSPIRPLHGEIKEQLQ